The DNA window CTGATCGAATCCGACGGCGAACTCAAGACCCTGCAACGTCTCTGCGCCGATGAGCGCTTTCTGATCGAGGCCAACGACCTCGCGGGCCTGGATTATCTGGAAGGTCGCCCCTTCGTCACCGGTCACTCCATCAACCTCTACAACCAGCGCACGCTCGCCTTTCTCGCCCAACGAGGGCTGAAACGCTGGGTGCTGCCGGTCGAACTCGGGCGCGAGACGACCGCCGCGCTGATCGGCTCGCGTCCGAGCGGCGTGGAGTGCGAGTTGTTCGCCTACGGTCGGCTTCCGCTGGCCTATTCCGCCCGCTGCTTCACCGCCTACAACCGCAATCTGGGCAAGGACGACTGCCAGTTCTGTTGCGGCGATTACCCGGATGGCCTGTTGGTCTCCACCCAGGAAGGCGTTCCCTTCCTCTCCCTGAACGGCATCCAGACCCAATCCGCGACCACTCACAACCTGCTGCCTGCGCTCGCTGAAGTCACCCGACTCGGCGTCGAGCTGCTGCGTATCAGTCCGCAATCCAGTCGCACGGCGGACATCGTCAAGGTCTTCGCCGACGCGCTGACAGGCGATCTGGATCTCGACCAGGGCATGGCCAGACTACGCGAATGGTGCCCCAGTGGACTGAGCGATGGCTATTGGAGCGGCAAGGCGGGGATTGCTTCGGGGACTGTGGTCTAAGAACCTGCTGCGCGCCATCAAACAGCATTTTTCCAGCACGTCGCGTCTTCATCCTCGAACAAGGCCAACCAAATGGGCAAGCTTGCAAAACCGTTAGTGATTCTAGCTGGTGTTCTCGGTGGCGCCATGATGA is part of the Thiocystis violascens DSM 198 genome and encodes:
- the ubiV gene encoding ubiquinone anaerobic biosynthesis protein UbiV is translated as MPTNSQNTPRLTLGPILYHWPREQVLDFYAEMLETPVDVIYLGETICSKRRLLRPEDYWELAERVAAAGKEPVISTLALIESDGELKTLQRLCADERFLIEANDLAGLDYLEGRPFVTGHSINLYNQRTLAFLAQRGLKRWVLPVELGRETTAALIGSRPSGVECELFAYGRLPLAYSARCFTAYNRNLGKDDCQFCCGDYPDGLLVSTQEGVPFLSLNGIQTQSATTHNLLPALAEVTRLGVELLRISPQSSRTADIVKVFADALTGDLDLDQGMARLREWCPSGLSDGYWSGKAGIASGTVV